ACGCCGAGATGTACGGCATCGGCATGTCGAACAGGCCGTCGAAGCGGCGCAGCACGTCCAGGTAGAGCGGGCCGAACGCCGCGCGCTCGGCGTCGTCCAGGGCGGGCAGGTCGGGCACCCGGCGGTGCGGGGCGATGTGCACCTCGAAGGGCCAGCGCGCGGCGACCGGTACGAACGCGGTCCAGTGCTCGTTGGCCGCCACCACGCGTACGCCGGCGGCGCGCTCGCTGGCCAGCAGCTCCGAGTAGACCGGACGGCCGCGGGACGCCGTGAGCATCGCGCGCGTGCGCGGGGTGACGAAGGGGTACGCGTAGATCTGCCCGTGCGGGTGGTGGAGGGTCACACCGATCTCCACGCCGCGGTTTTCGAAGCAGAACACCTGCTCCACGCCGTCCAGCGTGGACAGTGCCAGCGTGCGGTCGATCTGCGCCTCCAGCACGGTGCGCACGCGCGACGGCGGCAGCGTGGCGAACGAGGCGTCGTGGTCGGAGGTGAAGCAGACGACCTCGCAGCGGCCCTGCGCCGGGCGGGCCACGATCCCCTCGGGCAGCGACACCGGCCGCTCGCTGAAGGACGGAAACCTGTTTTCGAAGACCACCACGTCGTAGTCGGACGCCGGGATCTCGGTCTGCCGCCCGTCCCGCGAGGGGCACAGCGGGCACTCGTCGGCCGGCGGCAGGAACGTGCGGGTCTGCCGGTGCGCCGCGATGGCCACCCACTCGTCGACCAGCGCGTCGTACCGCAGCTGGGACGCGGGTGGCGGCGGCGGGAGGTCGCGCTTGTCGACGGACTCCCGCACGACGTCGTCGTGCTCCTCGTAGTAGATCAGCTCGCGGCCATCGGCCAGCGTGGTGGGCACCTTCCTCACGGGACGATCACCAACTCCTCGACGTGCTCGGACAGGGTGGCCCGGGCGGGTGTGGAAAGGCCCGCGTCGCTCACGACGACGTGGGCCTCGGACAGCTCGGCGATGGAGGAGATGCCGACCGTGCCCCACTTGGTGTGGTCGGCCAGCACGACGAGGCGTTCGGCGGCGGCGACCAGGGCCCGGTTGGTGTCCGCCTCCATCAGGTTGGGCGTGGTGAAGCCGGCGCGCTCGCTCATCCCGTGTACGCCGAGGAACAGCACGTCAAGGTGGAGCGAGCGGATCGCGGTGAGCGCCACGGGCCCGACGAGCGCGTCGGAGGGTGTACGCATCCCGCCGGTCAGCACCACCGTCTGGTCGGGGCGGCCGGCGCGGTAGAAGACGTCGGCGACCGGGATCGAGTTGGTCACGACGGTCAGCTCGGGCACGTCGACGAGGCGCTGGGCAAGCTCCGCGGTGGTGGTACCCGCGGAAAGGGCGACCGCGGTCCCGGGAGTGACCAGCCCCGCCGCCCGCGCCGCGATGGCGGCCTTTTCCGCCCGCTGGCGGATGGACTTGGCCTCGAAGCCGGGCTCGTCGGTGGAGCCGGGGCGCACGGAGGTGGCGCCGCCGTGCACCTTGGCCAGCAGCCCCCGGTCGGCTAGCGCCTCCAGGTCGCGGCGGATCGTCATGTCGGACACGCCGAACTCGGCGGCGAGGTCGGTCACCCGCACCCCACCGGAGGCCCGGACCCGGTCCAGGATCGCGGACTGGCGCTGCGGTGCGAGCATCAGGCCTCCCGCAGGACGGCGACGCCGCCGGCGTCGAGCTGCCCGGTCCAGGCCGCGCCGGTCAGCAGATCGACACCCGCGGCCTCGACCCCGGCGGGCGTTTCGGCGTGGTTCATCAGGAAGAGGTACGTGCGGCCGTCCGCGTGCCGCCGGCGGACCGCCTCGACGCCCGCCGGCACCGGGTGGGTGGGCGCGACGCCGGCCGTCTCCGCCACGGCGCCGAGCCAGCGGGCCAGGTCGGGGTCGGCCAAGCGGGTGCTCGTGTACCAGGCGGTGCCGTGCCGGGTGAGCGCCGCTCCGCCGGCGAGCGGACCGTCCGCATAGGACGCGAGCACCTCGGCGCCCGCACTGTGCAGCGCCTCGGTCCACACGGTGCCGGTCGACCCGTCGTCCAGCGGCACCGGCTCGCTCGTCGGGTAGAACTCCTCGACCCGCACGCCGAGCAGCCCGGCGAGCGCACCCGGCAGCGGCGCGGGATGGACGTGGTCGTGCTCGTCGACAAGCCCGCTGTACGGTCCCACCGCCAGCGTTCCGCCGCCTTCCACATAGGAGCGCAGGTTGTCCGCCGCCGCGGTGGTGAGCAGATATAGGGCGGGCGCGAGCACCAGCCGGTACCCGGAAAGGTCGGCGCCGGGGTGGGCGAGGTCGGCGGTGACGCCGGCCCGCCACAACGTCGCGTGCCACCGCATGATCTCGGTGAACGCGGCCATGTCGACGCTCGGCTGGTTGCGCGCCTCCTGCGCCCACGCGCTCGGGTAGTCAAGCAGCACGGCCACGTCGGCGACGGTGCGCGAACCCTCCACTTCGGACACATCCCGCAGGATGCCGCCGAGGCGCACCACCTCGCGCCACACCTTCGAGTCGGTACCGGCGTGCGGCAGCATCGCCGAGTGCCACTTTTCGGAGCCGGCGCGGCTGGCCCGCCACTGGAAGAACATCGCGCCCTCGGAGCCGCGCGCCACGTTGCCGAGGCTCTCCCGGATGAGCTGGCCCGGCCGCTTGGCGAAGTTGCGCGGCTGCCAGTTGACCGCGCTGGTGGAGTGCTCCATCAGCAGCCACGGCGCGCCGCCGCCGAGCGAGCGGCTCAGGTCCGCCGCGTACGCCGACTGGGCCGGCGCCTCCCGCGGGTCGTCACCGACCAGGTAGTGGTCGTTGGAGACGAGCCGGTCGGTGCCGGTCATCTCCCGCCCCCAGGCCCAGTAGTCGAGGTCGAAGCAGGCGGCGGTCATGAGGTTGGTGGTGACGGGCACGCCGGGCGAGAGCTTGTGCAGCAGGTCGCGCTCCGCGGTGAAGTTGGTCAGGTGCTCGTCCGAGCTGAACCGCTTGAAGTCGAGCACCTGTCCCGGGTTGGACGAGGTGACCGTCGCGCGGGGCGGCTGCACCTGCGCCCAGTCCGTGTACGTCTGTGACCAGAACGCGGTGCCCCACGCCTCGTTGAGCGCGTCCAGGTCGTCGCCGTACCGCCCGCGCAGCCAGTCGCGGAACGCGCCCGCGGACACGTCGCAGTAGCAGTGCGCATTGTGGCACCCGTACTCGTTGTGGACGTGCCACATCGCCAGCGCGGGGTGGTCGTGGTAGCGGCGGGCGAGCTGCTCGGCCAGGCGCGCCGCGGCCTGGCGGTAGCGCGGCGAGCTGGGGCAGAAGGCCTGGCGGCTGCCGTACGTCAGGCGGCGCCCGCCGGCGTCGACCGGGAGGATCTCCGGGTACGCGTGGGAGAACCAGGCCGGCGGCGACGCGGTGGCGGTGGCGAGGTCGACGCGGATGCCGCCGGCGTGCAGGCCGTCGAGGATGCGGTCGAGGCGGTCGAACGCGTACTCTCCCTCGGCCGGCTCCAGCCACGCCCAGGCGAAGACGCCGACGGTGGCGAGGTTGACCCCCGCCTCGCGCATGAGCCGCACGTCCTCGGGCCACACGCTCTCCGGCCACTGCTCGGGGTTGTAGTCACCGCCGTACCACAGCACCACGTCCGGCCTCCACCGCTTCCGCACGGAACTGAACAGAATTGAACAGTACCGCACGCCCACACTGTGTGACATCCTGTGCCCGTGCTCTTCGAGATCCTCGATGAGGTCCGAGTCGACGCGGGGACGGCCCGGGTCTACGAGGAGGGGTGGCAATCCTGGTCACCTACCTCCTGGTACCCCGTTGACGCGCCGCCACCCCGCCCGGCGACCGATTGGCGGCGGCGGGGCAACTACCGGCCGGAGATCGCCGCGCCGGTGGACGGCTTCCAAGGCGAAGGGCTGCTGGCGATCGACCCCGGCGACGGCGGCCCCCTGCGCGTGTACGCCGCGCCCGACCCGCTGACCGTCCCGTCGATCCGGGCCGCGCTCGTCGACGGCCACGTCGTGGTCTCGGCAAACGGCCAGGTCACCGCGCACACCGGCGTGCCGCTCGGCGACTGGGCGACCGGCTTCGCGCGTACCTCCGGCGCCGACCTGCCGCGCGTGGCGCCGACGGCGTGGTGCTCCTGGTACCACTACTTCGACCAGGTCACAGAAACGGACATCGAGGAGAACATCGCCGCGATCAACGAGCGCGACCTGCCGGTCGACGTGGTCCAGGTGGACGGCGGCTGGCAGGCGGCCGTGGGCGACTGGCTCCACCTCTCCGACCGGTTCGCCTCGCTCGACGGGGTGGCCGGGCGGATCCGCGACGCCGGACTGCGCGCCGGGATCTGGGTGGCGCCGTTCTGGGTCGAGGAGGGCAGCTGGCTGGCCCGCGAGCACCCGGAGTGGCTGATCGCCGGCCCCGACGGCCTCCCGGTCTCGGCCGGCCAGCACTGGGGCGCCCCGTCGTACGGGCTGGACACCACCAACCCGGCCGCCGCCGACCACCTGCGCGAGGTCTTCGACTGGCTCGCCAACCTCGGCTTCGACTACTTCAAAATCGACTTCGTGTACGCGGCCGCGCTGTCCGGCTCGCGCCACACTGGCGTGGAGCCCCTGGCCGCGTACCGGAGCGGGGTCGCCCTCGTCCGCGAGGTCATCGGCCCGGACGCGTACCTGCTGGGGTGCGGCGCCCCGATCCTGCCCAGCGTCGGCCTCTACGACGCGATGCGCGTGTCGGCGGACACCGCCCCGGCGTACGAGCCCGCGGACGGCGACCTTTCCCAGCCCTCGCAGCGCGCCGCCACCCTCTCCACCGCCGGGCGCGCCTGGCAGCACGGCCGCTTCTGGGTGAACGACCCGGACTGCCTGATCGTCCGCCCGGAGGTCGAGCGCCGCGAGGAGTGGGCAGCGACCGTCGAGCGGTACGGCGGCCTGCGCGTCAGCTCCGACCGGATCGCCGCCCTGGACGACTGGGGCCTCGAGACCACCCGCCGCCTGCTCAGCGACCCGCCCCCACCCACGCCGTTCAACCAGGAGCATTTCTGAGGGACTGCGAGACAGCGTTCCACGCCGTGGCGGGCGATGAGCCCGTTGCGCTCGTCTGGCATCGTCGAATCGACGGGCTTGCCGTTCTCCTTTCAGAGTACCGTGAGGTGAGCGTCATGAATGGCTCTCGGTTCCTTCGCCCTCAGCAGCGCTGGAGCACGGCCTCGATCGTCACCTCGTGCGTGCTTGGCACCCTGATACTCCTAGCCGTACTCACGCTGCCCGCGTGGGTTGGATCCGCCTCGAGGCTTGCTCCGAATCAGGATCGGATCTTTGCCGCTGCCTCAGCGATGATCTCGGCACTCGCCCTGGGCGGCGTGGTCATTTCCTTGACGCTCCAACGACGCCAGGTCCAGGTCTCCCAGATCGTCGCCGCGCGAGAACGGCACTTCGAGCTTGTCATGCTCGCCTTCGAGGATCCGCAGCTGGTCTTTGAGCAGTCGCCTCTGCTCATGACCGACGGCAACCGGAAGATCTGGATGCATTCGAATCTTTGGATGACACAGTGGAGCCTTCTGTGGCAGCTGCGGCAGATCGACGAGCCAAAGCTCAAGCGACTCGCGTTTACTCTCTTTCAGGACCCAACTCGTCTGACCTGGTGGCAGACCACGGGCACCACGTGGTCCGATGATCGATCGAGACGCGGCCGCGAGTTCTTCCGGATCGTAACGGCTGCCCACGAGGACGCACGGGCAATGACAGTTCGGGGTGGGCCGTCTTCCACCCACCCCGAACCGCCTACAGCAGGTGCACCCGTTGCTCGTTGCCGTCACGATCCCTCAGGATCAACTGACAGCCATCACTGAGCTGATCTTCGAAGAAGGCGTACGCGATTATCGCGCGGTTGATTGCTTCCGTCTTCGTGGAGGCGCTTCCTGTCACCAAGCCCTCCAAAGCAGCCGACGCCTTCTTTAGCAGCGCGACGTTAACCCGCTCTGTTCCATTTCCAGGGCCACTGCTCTCGGTTGCTGTCATCTCCGCCTTCGCTCGTCTGCGAAGGACTAACTTCAATATGAAGGCAGGGTTCGTCTTTTGCTCAAACGAGATTGCTCGATGTGTTCCGCGCTCGGCCACCAACCACCTTCCTGGGGTTTGACTTCAATGCAGTGATTTTGGGGCATATATAGGACACGCATCAAGCCCAACACGCGCACATCAGACCTGTCAGACATTCGTCACAGGAGCCTCAGGAGTATGCTGGCACCTCGTGTCGAGACGCCTACCCCGCGCAATCGACACCCCCTGCGGGTGCTAATCTGCGCCAAAGCGGTACACAGAGAGTGAAGCCGGCACACATCCGCTACACACTCCGTGACAACAGGACGGGCGCTCCCCATGCGACGAGGAGCGCCCGCGTTGGCCCGTACCACAACCCGATGCGCGATCAGAAAGGGAAACAGACCTCAGGCGACCTTATCGCCGCAGCGGCATCTCCGATAGGCACGCCACCCCAACGGACGGGTTGAACCCCGTTCGGGTTGGATCGGCCTGCCCGCCGCACGCCCGAAATGTGGCTGGAACGGGCCGATCTGCCATGCGGGCCGGCTATCGGCGCGGTTGCCGCCACCGCTGACATCCTCACTCCCCCGCCGGGGCAGCCAGCAGCTCTCACGATCAGCGTGGATACACGCCGGTCGCTGCCACCACGCCTACGGCAAACCAGCATCGGCAGACCTTGGCGGATCGCGAGCGATCGGACCGCCACACGGTCCTGCCAGAAGGGCACCGGGTCATTGAATAGCGCCAGCTTTGCCGGCCGTGCCTGGTTCAAGAGCGTTCGTTCCAATATCCACTCAGACTGCGTGGAGGTTGCGATCGGCGATCACGAAGTGGCCATGCGCGACTCGAAAGCTCCGGATGGACCAGTACTCGTGTTTGCGCACGCGGCCTGGCTCGACTTCATCGACTGCGTGAAGGTCGACGGCTTCCGACCCAGCGGGGAGGTGACTGCCGAAGAGTAGCCCCGTCACCCGCGATGGGTGGGGTCGTTGGTACAGGTGGACGTGGTGCCAGTCATGTCCAGTGAGATCGCCGGTCATGGCCGCCCACCGCGCCGGCCGTCGGTCTTACGGCTGTGGCGAACAGCCTGCCGTCCCTTCCCAGCGGGGGGTCCTGTCCCGGGCCCCCGCGCCCCATTTGCGCGGCGGAGCCTCGGGTGGGCGGCGCGAACGCCGCCCACCCGCACGAAGGCTCAGGCCAGCTTCTTGCTCAGGTTCTGGTCCAGCGCGTTCATGAACTCGTCGGTGGTCAGCCACGGCGCGTCCCGCGCGATGAGCAGCGCGAGGTCCTTGGTCATCTGGCCACCCTCGACGGTCTCGATGCAGACCTGCTCGAGCTTGTCGGCAAACTCGGTGACCGCCGGCGTGTTGTCCAGCTTGCCCCGGTGAGCGAGGCCGCGCGTCCAGGCGAAGATCGAGGCGATCGGGTTGGTCGAGGTCTTCTCGCCCTTCTGCCACTGCCGGTAGTGCCGGGTGACAGTGCCGTGCGCCGCCTCGGCCTCGACCGTACGGCCGTCGGGCGTCATGAGCACCGACGTCATCAGGCCCAGCGAGCCGAAGCCCTGCGCCACCGTGTCGGACTGCACGTCGCCGTCGTAGTTCTTGGCGGCCCACACGAAGCCGCCCTCCCACTTCAGGGCGGCCGCGACCATGTCGTCGATCAGGCGGTGCTCGTACGTGATGCCGGCCGCCGCGAACTGGTCCTTGAACTCCGCCTCGAACACCTCGGCGAACAGGTCCTTGAAGCGGCCGTCGTACGCCTTGAGGATCGTGTTCTTGGTGGACAGGTAGACCGGGTAGCCGCGGTCCAGCCCGTACCGGAACGAGGCGCGCGCGAAGTCGCGGATCGAGTCGTCGAAGTTGTACATGCCCATCGCGATGCCGCCGCCGGGGAACTTCGCCACCTCAAGCTCGACGGGCGCGGAGCCGTCCTGCGGCGTGTACGTGATGGTCACCGTGCCGGGGCCGGGCACCACGAAGTCGGTCGCCTTGTACTGGTCGCCGTGGGCGTGACGGCCGATGATGATGGGCTTGGTCCAGCCGGGCACGAGGCGCGGCACGTTGGACATGATGATCGGCTCGCGGAAGACCACGCCGCCGAGGATGTTGCGGATCGTGCCGTTCGGCGAGCGCCACATCTTCTTGAGGCCGAACTCCTCCACCCGCGCCTCGTCGGGCGTGATGGTGGCGCACTTGACGCCGACGCCGTGGCGCTTGATGGCGTTGGCCGCGTCGATCGTGACCTGGTCGTCGGTCTCGTCGCGGTACTGGATCGAGAGGTCGTAGTACTCGAGCTCGACATCGAGGTAGGGCAGGATCAGCTGCTCCCGGATCTGCTTCCAGATAATCCGGGTCATCTCGTCGCCGTCGAGCTCGACAACGGGGTTCTCTACTTTGATCTTCGCCATCGAGCCGGCGCTCCTCTCCGGGCAGTTTACTAAGCAGTACGAGCGTACTGCACGGCCTAGACTGCCCAGCATGCCACTCACCCGTGCCCTCGGCCCAATGGCGGTCGTCGCCCTCCACGACGGCGACGGGACGTTCTTTCAGCCGCGCGAGGAGGCATTTCCGCAGGTCAGCGACGAGCTGTGGGCGCGCGCCGACGAGCGCGACCCGGGCGCCGTGACGGCGGACGGGCAGTGGCTGCTGCGGTTTCGGTGCTTCGCGGTGCGGCACGGCGACCGCGTGACGCTGGTCGACGCGGGCATCGGACCCGCGGACTCGCTCGCCGCCTCCTGGGCTCCCGTGCCCGGCCGCCTGCCGCAGGAGCTGGCCGCCGCCGGCATCGACCCGGCCGACGTCGACACCGTGGTCCTCAGCCATCTCCACACCGACCACATCGGCTGGGCCGTCATCGGCACGCCATATTTTCCGAATGCCACCTACCTGGTGCAACGCGCGGACGTGGCGGCGTTCGCGCGGCCCGCGCTCGAAGACCGCCTCTTCGCGCCACTCAAGGCGACCGGACAGCTCAGGCTCGTGGAGGGCGACGTCCCGATCTCCGCGGGAGTCACCGCGATCGCGACGCCCGGCCACACGCCGGGGCATCAATCGGTGCTTGTCGAGTACGGGGAGCAGCAGCTACTCATCACGGGCGATCTGTTGGTCCACGCCGTCCAGCTCATCGCGCCGGATATCCCGTACCTGCATGAAATGGACCCGGAGACGGCGCGCAACTCCCGGACGAAGCTGTTGAAACCCGACATCATCCTCGCCACACCCCATCTGACCGAGCCGTTCGTCCGGGCGTAAGGGGCGATTCACCGCCATCCACGACTGTCAGTGCATGGCTAACCCGTACCCCATCAGCCGGCGGCACTTCGTCGCCGCAGGCGCTGGCCTCGTGGTCGGACCCATGCTCCTCTCCATCGACGACGGCGCCGAAGCACACATCCGCTCGACGGCGGGCGGCCCGCTCCCGCCCGGCCTCTTCACGCTCGGCGTGGCCTCCGGCGACCCGCTGCCGGACGCCGTCGTCATCTGGACCCGCCTCGCCCCGCAGCCGCTGGCCGGCGGTGGCATGCCCGAGCGTGCGGTCGCCGTGCACTGGGAGGTAGCCGAGGACGAGCGCTTCCGCCGCATCCGCCAGCGTGGCGTCGCCGTCGCCCACCCGAAACTCGGCCACTCGGTGCACGTCGACGTGCGCGGGCTGCGCCCGGACAGCGTGTACCACTACCGCTTCCGCGCCGGCAGCGAGATCTCGCCCGTGGGGCGTACCCGCACCGCGCCGGCGGCGCACGCACGGCCGCGGCAGCTGCGCTTCGCGTTCGCCAGCTGCCAGGACTACCAGGCGGGCCTGTACACGGCACACCATCACCTGGCGCAGGAGGACCTGGCGTTCGTGGCCTTCCTCGGCGACTACATCTACGAGAACACGCCCAACCCGGCCGCCTTCCGCGTGCACGAGGGCACCGGTGAGCCGATCACGCTCGCGCAGTACCGCAACCGGCACGCCCAGTACCGCACCGACCCGGACCTGCAGAGCTCGCACGCCGCGTTTCCGTGGATCGTCACCTTCGACGACCACGAGGTGGACAACAACTGGGCCGACGAGATCCCGCAGGACCCCGACCTGCAGTCGCCGGAGGCGTTCCGGGCGCGGCGGGCGGCGGCGTTCCAGGCGTACTACGAGCACATGCCGCTGCGCCGCGAGGCGACGCCCCGCGGGCTGGACATGCGCCTCTACCGGCGGCTCCGCTTCGGCGGCCTGGCGAGCGTGCACGTGCTGGACACGCGGCAGTACCGCAGCGACCAGGCTGCCACGATCGAGGAGGCGAACGACCCGGCCCTGAGCATGACCGGCGCCGAGCAGGAGCGGTGGCTGGTGCGCGGCCTGCGCGAGTCCGGCAGCACCTGGAACGTGCTGGCCAACCAGGTCATGTGGGCGTCCAACGACCGCCGCGCCGGGCCGGAGAAGGTCTACGACCTGGACAACTGGGACGGGTACCGGGTGCAGCGCCGCCGGCTGCTGGAGTTCTTCGGCTCCGGCCAGGTGGACAACCCCGTCGTGATCACGGGTGACCGCCACTGCACGTGGGTGTGCGACCTCAAGCCGGACTTCGACGACCCCGCCTCGCCGGTCGTGGGCGCCGAGATCACCGGTACGTCGATCACGTCGGGCGGCAACGCGGACCCGGTGCCGTTCCACAACACGTACGACCCGATCATGGCGGAGAGCCCGCACTGGAAGTACATCGACAACCAGCGCGGCTACGTGGTCTGTGACGTCACGCGCGAGCGGATGCTCAGCTCGCTGCGGCTCGTCGACACGGTGCGCGCACCGGACTCCACCGTGCGAACGGCCGCCCAGTTTCTGGTGGAAGCCGGGCGGCCGGGCATTTCAGTGGTCAACCGGGGCTAGAGCGTGGCGATGTCGGCCTGCTTGGCGCGGACCGCCTCGGCGGCCTCCTTCAGGCCGGCCAGCTCCGACTCGGTGAGGTCGGTCTCGACGACCCGCTTGACGCCGGTGGCGCCGATCTCGGCCTCGACGCCGAGGTACACGCCGGAGATGCCGTACTCGCCGTCGACCCATGCGCAAACGGGGAGTACGGCGCCGGAGTCCTCAGCCACGGCGCGCGCCATGCGGGCGGCGGCCGCGGACGGCGCGTAGTAGGCCGAGCCGGTCTTCAGCAGCGCCACGACCTCGGCACCGCCGTTGCGGGTACGGACGACAAGCTCCTCGACCTTGTCGGCGGGCAGCAGCTCGGCGAGCGGCTTGCCGTTGACCGTGCACTTCGACGGCACCGGCACC
The window above is part of the Phytohabitans houttuyneae genome. Proteins encoded here:
- a CDS encoding MBL fold metallo-hydrolase gives rise to the protein MPLTRALGPMAVVALHDGDGTFFQPREEAFPQVSDELWARADERDPGAVTADGQWLLRFRCFAVRHGDRVTLVDAGIGPADSLAASWAPVPGRLPQELAAAGIDPADVDTVVLSHLHTDHIGWAVIGTPYFPNATYLVQRADVAAFARPALEDRLFAPLKATGQLRLVEGDVPISAGVTAIATPGHTPGHQSVLVEYGEQQLLITGDLLVHAVQLIAPDIPYLHEMDPETARNSRTKLLKPDIILATPHLTEPFVRA
- a CDS encoding DeoR/GlpR family DNA-binding transcription regulator, with product MLAPQRQSAILDRVRASGGVRVTDLAAEFGVSDMTIRRDLEALADRGLLAKVHGGATSVRPGSTDEPGFEAKSIRQRAEKAAIAARAAGLVTPGTAVALSAGTTTAELAQRLVDVPELTVVTNSIPVADVFYRAGRPDQTVVLTGGMRTPSDALVGPVALTAIRSLHLDVLFLGVHGMSERAGFTTPNLMEADTNRALVAAAERLVVLADHTKWGTVGISSIAELSEAHVVVSDAGLSTPARATLSEHVEELVIVP
- a CDS encoding NADP-dependent isocitrate dehydrogenase, translated to MAKIKVENPVVELDGDEMTRIIWKQIREQLILPYLDVELEYYDLSIQYRDETDDQVTIDAANAIKRHGVGVKCATITPDEARVEEFGLKKMWRSPNGTIRNILGGVVFREPIIMSNVPRLVPGWTKPIIIGRHAHGDQYKATDFVVPGPGTVTITYTPQDGSAPVELEVAKFPGGGIAMGMYNFDDSIRDFARASFRYGLDRGYPVYLSTKNTILKAYDGRFKDLFAEVFEAEFKDQFAAAGITYEHRLIDDMVAAALKWEGGFVWAAKNYDGDVQSDTVAQGFGSLGLMTSVLMTPDGRTVEAEAAHGTVTRHYRQWQKGEKTSTNPIASIFAWTRGLAHRGKLDNTPAVTEFADKLEQVCIETVEGGQMTKDLALLIARDAPWLTTDEFMNALDQNLSKKLA
- a CDS encoding alkaline phosphatase D family protein, which codes for MANPYPISRRHFVAAGAGLVVGPMLLSIDDGAEAHIRSTAGGPLPPGLFTLGVASGDPLPDAVVIWTRLAPQPLAGGGMPERAVAVHWEVAEDERFRRIRQRGVAVAHPKLGHSVHVDVRGLRPDSVYHYRFRAGSEISPVGRTRTAPAAHARPRQLRFAFASCQDYQAGLYTAHHHLAQEDLAFVAFLGDYIYENTPNPAAFRVHEGTGEPITLAQYRNRHAQYRTDPDLQSSHAAFPWIVTFDDHEVDNNWADEIPQDPDLQSPEAFRARRAAAFQAYYEHMPLRREATPRGLDMRLYRRLRFGGLASVHVLDTRQYRSDQAATIEEANDPALSMTGAEQERWLVRGLRESGSTWNVLANQVMWASNDRRAGPEKVYDLDNWDGYRVQRRRLLEFFGSGQVDNPVVITGDRHCTWVCDLKPDFDDPASPVVGAEITGTSITSGGNADPVPFHNTYDPIMAESPHWKYIDNQRGYVVCDVTRERMLSSLRLVDTVRAPDSTVRTAAQFLVEAGRPGISVVNRG
- a CDS encoding DUF6082 family protein; the encoded protein is MISALALGGVVISLTLQRRQVQVSQIVAARERHFELVMLAFEDPQLVFEQSPLLMTDGNRKIWMHSNLWMTQWSLLWQLRQIDEPKLKRLAFTLFQDPTRLTWWQTTGTTWSDDRSRRGREFFRIVTAAHEDARAMTVRGGPSSTHPEPPTAGAPVARCRHDPSGSTDSHH
- a CDS encoding DUF397 domain-containing protein, which translates into the protein MWLERADLPCGPAIGAVAATADILTPPPGQPAALTISVDTRRSLPPRLRQTSIGRPWRIASDRTATRSCQKGTGSLNSASFAGRAWFKSVRSNIHSDCVEVAIGDHEVAMRDSKAPDGPVLVFAHAAWLDFIDCVKVDGFRPSGEVTAEE
- a CDS encoding beta-galactosidase, whose product is MSHSVGVRYCSILFSSVRKRWRPDVVLWYGGDYNPEQWPESVWPEDVRLMREAGVNLATVGVFAWAWLEPAEGEYAFDRLDRILDGLHAGGIRVDLATATASPPAWFSHAYPEILPVDAGGRRLTYGSRQAFCPSSPRYRQAAARLAEQLARRYHDHPALAMWHVHNEYGCHNAHCYCDVSAGAFRDWLRGRYGDDLDALNEAWGTAFWSQTYTDWAQVQPPRATVTSSNPGQVLDFKRFSSDEHLTNFTAERDLLHKLSPGVPVTTNLMTAACFDLDYWAWGREMTGTDRLVSNDHYLVGDDPREAPAQSAYAADLSRSLGGGAPWLLMEHSTSAVNWQPRNFAKRPGQLIRESLGNVARGSEGAMFFQWRASRAGSEKWHSAMLPHAGTDSKVWREVVRLGGILRDVSEVEGSRTVADVAVLLDYPSAWAQEARNQPSVDMAAFTEIMRWHATLWRAGVTADLAHPGADLSGYRLVLAPALYLLTTAAADNLRSYVEGGGTLAVGPYSGLVDEHDHVHPAPLPGALAGLLGVRVEEFYPTSEPVPLDDGSTGTVWTEALHSAGAEVLASYADGPLAGGAALTRHGTAWYTSTRLADPDLARWLGAVAETAGVAPTHPVPAGVEAVRRRHADGRTYLFLMNHAETPAGVEAAGVDLLTGAAWTGQLDAGGVAVLREA
- a CDS encoding glycoside hydrolase family 36 protein; this encodes MLFEILDEVRVDAGTARVYEEGWQSWSPTSWYPVDAPPPRPATDWRRRGNYRPEIAAPVDGFQGEGLLAIDPGDGGPLRVYAAPDPLTVPSIRAALVDGHVVVSANGQVTAHTGVPLGDWATGFARTSGADLPRVAPTAWCSWYHYFDQVTETDIEENIAAINERDLPVDVVQVDGGWQAAVGDWLHLSDRFASLDGVAGRIRDAGLRAGIWVAPFWVEEGSWLAREHPEWLIAGPDGLPVSAGQHWGAPSYGLDTTNPAAADHLREVFDWLANLGFDYFKIDFVYAAALSGSRHTGVEPLAAYRSGVALVREVIGPDAYLLGCGAPILPSVGLYDAMRVSADTAPAYEPADGDLSQPSQRAATLSTAGRAWQHGRFWVNDPDCLIVRPEVERREEWAATVERYGGLRVSSDRIAALDDWGLETTRRLLSDPPPPTPFNQEHF
- the galT gene encoding galactose-1-phosphate uridylyltransferase; protein product: MRKVPTTLADGRELIYYEEHDDVVRESVDKRDLPPPPPASQLRYDALVDEWVAIAAHRQTRTFLPPADECPLCPSRDGRQTEIPASDYDVVVFENRFPSFSERPVSLPEGIVARPAQGRCEVVCFTSDHDASFATLPPSRVRTVLEAQIDRTLALSTLDGVEQVFCFENRGVEIGVTLHHPHGQIYAYPFVTPRTRAMLTASRGRPVYSELLASERAAGVRVVAANEHWTAFVPVAARWPFEVHIAPHRRVPDLPALDDAERAAFGPLYLDVLRRFDGLFDMPMPYISAWHQAPVRSGREESHLHLQLFTIRRAANKLKYLAGSESGMGVFINDIVPEDAAQHLRDAI